The Streptomyces sp. NBC_00440 genome contains a region encoding:
- a CDS encoding rhodanese-like domain-containing protein gives MNFAPLPQVDIAAVPADGLLLDVREDNEWEAGHAEGALHIPMSEFVARFGEVTEAVAEGGRAFVICRVGGRSAQVTQYLVQQGIDAVNVDGGMLAWEGAGRPMVTDGDHPAHVV, from the coding sequence ATGAATTTCGCCCCGCTGCCCCAGGTGGATATCGCGGCGGTACCGGCCGACGGTCTGCTGCTCGACGTCCGGGAGGACAACGAATGGGAGGCCGGACATGCCGAGGGGGCGCTGCACATTCCGATGAGCGAGTTCGTGGCGCGCTTCGGTGAGGTGACCGAGGCGGTGGCCGAGGGCGGGCGGGCGTTCGTGATCTGCCGGGTCGGCGGCCGTTCCGCCCAGGTCACCCAGTACCTGGTGCAGCAGGGCATCGACGCGGTGAACGTCGACGGCGGCATGCTCGCCTGGGAAGGCGCGGGGCGCCCGATGGTGACGGACGGCGACCACCCGGCGCACGTCGTCTGA